Within Bacteroidota bacterium, the genomic segment AGAAAGAGAAAAATGATCGACTATTCTTCCGGTTTGATGGTGATGATGTTCGGGCACTCTTCACGCCAAGATATGTTCCTGTTGATAATTTTGAAGCATTATATAAGCTGGATCAACTCGGGTTTAAACCTGAAACCAAAGTCCAGTGTTCCCTTGATCCTGAATTTATGTCACTTTCCATTCCAGATGGAAAAAAAGCTTTTGAAATTGACGGGGACAAATTTACTCCGGGTATATCTATTTCAAATTCTGAAGTCGGGTTGGCCAGTTTAAGCATATCTGCGTTTGTATTACGTCTTATTTGCACTAATGGACTTATATCCTCGTCCGGCGTTTCCGCGTCATATCGCCATGTGTCCACAAAGATCCTGGAAGAATTTCCTAATGTCCTGGAGAAAGTATCTTCTGAGCTTGGAAATAAAAGAGATCAATTTAAAATATCCATGGACTCTGTTGTTGATAATCCGGAAGGAACTATGCTGAGTTTTAACCGCCAGTTCAACGTTAATAAAGTTGAGCAGGATGCTGTTGAGTGGGGATGGGCACACGATGTTGGGGAGACAATGTTTCATATCATTCAAGCTTATACTAAGGGTTCCCAGCACAAGGATCTCTCAGCTGAATCTTCATTTAAATTGCAAAGAACCGGTGGAAATATTCTGGCCATGGTCAATTAAAGGAGAATTAAACATGGGAATGATAAACTGTGTGAAATTAAATCTTAATCAAATTCCTGAAATCTCGAATGGTATAGTAAAAAAAGATTCTTTCTTTGATGAAGTGCCAACATTGAATCAAAAAGCTTTGGAAAAATGGGCAGAATCAAAATTCGAGTTTAAAGTTAAGGTTGGGAATGACTGGTATCTTGGTTCCTTTTATAATGATAACTCTAATGTAAATGAAGTCTCATTATCATTTTCAAAGTTTAAATAATATGGTCAATTAACGAACCGCTGTTCGCAAAATGAATTTATTAAGACCCTCTTTGAGAAATCATTGAGGGTTTTTTTATGTTGTTAATATAGAATTTTAACCTAAAATTAGGGGTTTATACCTATTGACAGATATATTCAGATTCGCTTATTAACATCAATTACTAAAATTTTAACTACAAGTAATCTATTTTAAAATTATAGCTTTCTTATTTGGAGAAAAAATGAAACTTTTTAAAACAACTTTAATGGTAGTATTGGTAATCGTATTTTCTGTAACACTTGCAAATGCAGGCAACAAAACAGAAACAATTAAATTTACAAGCTATACTGTATCCACATATGAAGATATGGTGGATGGTCTTGATGGAGCAAAGTCAGTAAAATTGAAAGCAAAGTTGGTTATACCTCCCGGTGATGATAAAAGACCTGCAATTGTATTTATCCATGATCAAGGTGGATTACGGCCAAGAAATAATTATTGGTTGACAAATTTTCAAAAAATGGGAATTGCAACTCTTCAGCTGGATTGCTACAAAGCAAGAGGAGTTTCTGGTACCGATGTAAAATCAAGCAAAGTTAGATCCATGGTAATGGCCACAGATGCTCTTAAAGCATTAGAAGCTTTAAGTAATCATCCTGATATTGATTCTAATAGAATTGGTGTTATGGGTGTTTGCGTAGGCGGTGTAGCATCAATATCAACTGCTTGGGAACCAGTTAGAAAAGCTGTTATAAAGAGTGATCTGAAATTTGCAGCTAATATTTCTTTATATCCTCTATGCTATGATTTTGAAGAATTTGATTTTAGTGGTGCTCCTATTCTTATTCTATCAGGTGGTAAAGATACTTGGGTGCCTACAGAAACATGTGTTGACTTTGCTGCAAATTTAAAAGCTACTGGTTATCCAGTAAAAACCATTGTATACCCAGAAGCTTATCATTTGTTTGATGCGGAATATAGCTTAAAAAATGCAAGTTTTTATAATGCATTTAATTGCAGATTTAAAATGCAGCCCAATGGTGTTTTACTTAATACCAAATGTAATTTGGATAGTCGTGATTCAAATTACATTAAATGTTGTGTGAAAAAGTCTAAAATAAAGTATGGTAAAAATAAAAAAGTTAAAGAACAAGCGTTGGTTGAAGTGAAATCTTTTATCTCTAAGGTTTTCCAAATAGAGATGCCAACAGAAGAATCAATCGCCAGTGAAATCAATACGAAATCCTCATCCGTCAGCAATTCTGCAAATGAAAGATAATGGCATTTGAAAAATAACCTAATTTTAAAACAATAGCCTTCTTATTTGGAGAAAACAAATGACAAAATTTGTTAAATCGTTAATGGTAGTATTGGTGATCGTCTTTTCTGTAACACTTGCAAATGCAGGATTTGGAGATAAAACAGAAACAATTAAATTCATAACAAAGGATCTTGGAGATTTCCCTGATGTACTTGATGGTATTGAAAATGGTAAAGATATCGAAATCTATGGTAAATTTACAATACCCAAAGCAGCACCCAAAGAAGGAAAGATTCCATGCATGATTTATGTGCATGGTTCCGGTGGTGGCTTTACTAAAAGTGCTATAGGTCGTATTGACCCCTGGCTGGAAATGTTTCATAAAATGGGAATTGCAACCTTTAAGTTGGATTGCTTTAAAGCTCGTGGCGTAAAATCCACTGCTGGAAATCAATTATCAGTTACTACTGCCGAAATGGGAGTTGACGCATTCCGTGCTCTTGATGTAATGGCTAATCACCCTCGTATTGATAAAAACAGGATCGGTATTATAGGCGAATCCAAAGGTGGTGGAGTCACGCTTTATTCTCATTGGAAACCATTTATTAAAGTAATGAATACTGAAAATCAGTTTGCCCTGCACCTTTGTCTTTATTCTATGCCAAGTGATTTCGAACCCTTTGAATTTACCAAAGCGCCTATCCTCGCCTTGTTAGGTGAAAAGGATAATTGGGTGCCGGCAGCTCCTTGGATTCCTTTAGTTCAAAAGTTTAAAGACAATGGGTATGATGCAGAAGCTGTCATTTATAAAGGTGCCTATCATGCATTTGATGCTTCATATTCTTTACAGGATGTTCGTGAAGCGGATGATTTTACCAAATGTCGAGTTATAATGTTTGAAGATGGTAGAATGTTGGAAACCACCACAGGACTCTACGATAGAGAAGGTTTAGATAAATGCAAACGTGAAAGTTCAGGTGCTAAAGTGGGAAGTAATAGTAAAGCTAAAAAGGCTTCCAAAATAAAAGCAGCTGAATTTGTAACCAGAGTTTTTCAATTAGAAATACCAACAGAAAAAGTTGCCAAGAAAACTGATAATAGCAGTACTTCAACTGACAGATAGAAATATAGGACTTTAAGTTCTAAGAAAATTTTTAAAATTTTTTAATCAATTCAAATAAATTTTAATAAAACCCTCTTTGAGAAATCATTGAGGGTTTCTCTTTTTTTATAAGGATTAAACAAATGGATAAAAAACAATTCTGGGATGACCTTAAATCAGGTGTATTTGCTTCAATGATAAAGGAATCATCAAAAGGTAACCACCTATATTCACCAAAGGACGTTTACCATGTAATGAAACCAATTTTCGCTGAAAAGGATGATATTGAAAGAATGTATTGTATCTTTCTGAATGTTAAAAACAGGGTCCTGGCTATTGAAAAGATGTTTGATGGCACGATCAATTATTCAATGGTGTATCCCCGGGAAATTATAAAACGGGTTATCTCGCTAAAAGCAACAGCAGTTATCCTGGTCCACAATCATCTTTCAGGAGATCCGGAACCTACAACAGAGGATAAAAAAGTTACAATGAAAGTCGGGATTTCCCTTCTGAGTATGGATGCTAAGCTGCACGACCATATAATTATAGGCGATAGATATTATTCCATGGCTGACTCTGGAATTATCGAAACAATTAAAAATCGCATGAGAAAGCTTATCTTTGCGTGATTTAAAGGAGGATGAATGAAAAATAATAAAGCAGGTAAAATTATACCAGGTTATGCAATTTATGTTTGTGACGAATGTGAGGAGCACATCAGGGTATCAGGATTTAGAGAAGGTCAAAAAATATCCAACAAAACCTTTTGTAAAATGTGTGAAACCAAGGAATACACAAGACTTCTTCTGAAACCTAAAATAATTTCAAGGAAAAAGGAAATAAAATCATGACAGAACCAACAGAAAAACCAACCGTGAAACTTATCGATACCGATGGTAATGCATTCTCTATAATGGGTCGTGTAAAAGATGCACTTCAACAAGCTGGAGCTGATAATGAGTACGTGGATAAATATCTGAAAGAAGCTATGTTTGGGGATTATGATAATCTTCTTTGTGTGACGATGGATTACGTGCATGTGGAATGATTTGGTGGTGAAGGTGCTGGATTATAATAACCCCTTTCTGTAATGGAGAGGGGTTATTTTTTTTAGGTTAAGTGCCAATTATGTAGCGTCTTTTTTTTGTTGCCAGTTTTACCCCGTCTGATCCCGCCGACTCCGCCACTATTTTTAAAACAATACCCCGCCAGATTCTTCCTGAATCAATTATATTTTTACTAAAATTTATTTATAAATATCTTTACTGAGTTCTGAAATATTGTTACAAATTTTTTGAATCAGATTTTTTTATTTATCTGGTCGGATACCATTCAAATTCGCAAAATAAATAGATCAATATAACTAATTATTGAACAGATCACATAATTAAAGAGGTGAAATAATGCTTAAGGTTTTCTGCCTTAGATGCAAGAACACTGGGTTAGTACCTACCGGTGTAGGCTATAGATATTGCTCCTGTGGGGTTGGAGAAGAAATATTCAACAGAACTCCTATTCACAATTCAATATTATGCTCAGTAAAAAATTGTGCAGCGTGCAAAGAATTATCAAAGAGAAACATCAAGCTACGCGACTCAATAAAATAATAGAGCGGTCGAACTCCGATCAGCATAACAGTTATAAAAAAAGAAATTGGCATTATGAATTTAAAAAAAATAGTAAAAAGTGATCTTGATATAAATTTCCAAATTTCTGATAGACAGGTAATTCAAAAGAGAATCCAATTATAATTCACAAACAAATTCCAAATGATTATACTTCAGTTGAATTTAGTATTCTTCGTTGTCTTGGTGTCGTAAGAGTCATAGAATTGAAATTAATTAAACAAAGTCTTTTATTCCACTCGTTTCTATCTCTGT encodes:
- a CDS encoding DUF932 domain-containing protein; translated protein: MQHETTLEKVYDKVDLMSKNCFDQNIDVPEIKFDSLDRIRISGESHTVRPVAQRAISNRLGIPYNYLKKCPQEIQADNLNYWIEKEKNDRLFFRFDGDDVRALFTPRYVPVDNFEALYKLDQLGFKPETKVQCSLDPEFMSLSIPDGKKAFEIDGDKFTPGISISNSEVGLASLSISAFVLRLICTNGLISSSGVSASYRHVSTKILEEFPNVLEKVSSELGNKRDQFKISMDSVVDNPEGTMLSFNRQFNVNKVEQDAVEWGWAHDVGETMFHIIQAYTKGSQHKDLSAESSFKLQRTGGNILAMVN
- a CDS encoding DNA repair protein RadC, with amino-acid sequence MDKKQFWDDLKSGVFASMIKESSKGNHLYSPKDVYHVMKPIFAEKDDIERMYCIFLNVKNRVLAIEKMFDGTINYSMVYPREIIKRVISLKATAVILVHNHLSGDPEPTTEDKKVTMKVGISLLSMDAKLHDHIIIGDRYYSMADSGIIETIKNRMRKLIFA